ACTCACTAACTACCGTGCTGTAGCTGACTGACTTCGATACTTCTGTCGAAGCTGATTCACTTACTACCGTGCTGTAGCTGGCCGAGGTTGAACTATTCTGCTCTACTGCTGTCGAGCCTGACTCACTAACTACTGTACTGTAGCTGACTGACTTCGATACTTCTGTCGAAGCTGATTCACTGACTACCGTGCTGTAGCTTTCCGATGTTGAACTATTCTGCTCTACTGCTGTCGAGCCTGACTCACTAACCACTGTACTGTAGCTGACCGACTTCGATACTTCTGTCGAAGCTGATTCACTAACTACCGTACTGTAACTAACTGATGTTGAGTCATTATGCGAAGTTTCCGTTGAAACCGAGTCGGAGACTACTGTACTGTAGCTTTCCGAAGTAGAACTATTCTGCTCTACTGCTGTCGAGCCTGACTCACTAACCACTGTACTGTAGCTGACTGACTTCGATACTTCCGTTGAAGCTGATTCACTAACTACCGTGCTGTAGCTTTCCGAAGTAGAACTATTCTGTTCTACTGCTGTCGATCCTGACTCACTAACCACTGTACTGTAGCTGACTGACTTCGATACTTCCGTCGAAGCTGATTCACTGACTACCGTGCTGTAACTTACTGAGGTTGAGTCATTATGCGAAGTTTCCGTTGAAACCGAGTCGGAGACTACTGTACTGTAGCTTTCCGAAGTAGAACTATTCTGCTCTACTGCTGTCGAGCCTGACTCACTAACCACTGTACTGTAGCTGACTGACTTCGATACTTCTGTCGAAGCTGATTCACTAATTACCGTACTGTAGCTTTCCGAAGTAGAACTATTTTGCTCTACTGCTGTCGAGCCTGATTCACTAACCACTGTACTGTAGCTAACTGACTTCGATACTTCCGTTGAAGCTGATTCACTGACTACCGTGCTGTAGCTTTCCGAGGTTGAACTATTCTGCTCTACTGCTGTCGAGCCTGACTCACTAACTACTGTGCTGTAACTGACTGACTTCGATACTTCCGTTGAAGCTGATTCACTGACTACCGTGCTGTAGCTTTCCGAAGTAGAGCTATTCTGCTCTACTGCTGTCGATCCTGACTCACTAACTACCGTACTGTAGCTAACTGACTTCGATACTTCTGTCGAAGCCGATTCACTGACTACCGTGCTGTAGCTGGCCGAGGTTGAACTATTCTGCTCTACTGCTGTCGATCCTGACTCACTAACCACTGTACTGTAACTAACTGACTTCGATACTTCTGTCGAAGCTGATTCACTAACTACCGTACTGTAGCTGACTGAGGTTGAGTCATTAAGCGAAGTTTCCGTTGAAACCGAGTCGGAGACTACTGTACTGTAGCTTTCCGAGGTTGAACTATTCTGCTCTACTGCTGTTGATCCTGACTCACTAACCACTGTACTGTAGCTGACTGACTTCGATACTTCTGTCGAAGCTGATTCACTAATTACCGTACTATAGCTGGCTGAGGTTGAACTATTCTGCTCTACTGCTGTCGAGCCTGATTCACTAACCACTGTACTGTAGCTGACTGACTTCGATACTTCCGTTGAAGCTGACTCACTAACTACCGTGCTGTAGCTGGCCGAGGTTGAACTATTCTGTTCTACTGCTGTCGAGCCTGACTCACTAACTACTGTACTGTAACTTACTGACTTCGATACTTCTGTTGAAGCCGATTCGCTAACTTCTGTACTAAAGCTCGTCGACTTCGAAGCATTCGACTGATCGACCTGCGATTGCGACATCAATGAGTTATCCTTGATCAAGCTGACAATTGCCGACTTAACCTGCTCATAGGATGCACTACTGCGCTGCGAATCAACTTGTGCCCAACTCTTAGAAGCTGCCAGCGAATTCGATGTCGAAGCACTCAGGCGGTTAGAGCCTTGATCTTCAGCAAACGATTGACTAGCACTCAGTCTGGCACTCTCTGAAAAACTATCCTCTTCAGCTGCAGCCTGTGAACTAGCCTGTTGGCTGTCCTTAACTGGCTTAAGGGTTGACTCAAGCGCCGATTGTGAATCATTCATGCTATCAGACAGCGAATCTTTATTAGCACTATCAGCCGCATCCAGATAACTATTATTGGCACTCGACGCATCGGCATGCATATCAGAGTTACTGTTACTCAGTTCGTTATATTGCGATGAAGCCGATTGATATTCGTTACTAGTAATAAATGATGCCGAAAGACTGGCACCAGACAGACTAAGTAAAAGCGAATCCTTGAGCGAATTACTCGTTGATAGCGACTCACTAATACTCGACATATCTGCCTCAACACTCGCCAAGGCTGCGGATACAGCACTAGCTGATTGTGCAGCATCGTCCTCTGCTTGCTTGCTAGAGGAATCTAGCCAATCCTGCAACATGCTGGAAGCCGCACTACTCTTGCTAGCATCATTAGAAGCTGCAAGAACTGCGGAAGCAGAAGCATTAGAAACTTTATCTTCGAATTCACTTAAGCTACTATTAGCCGAAACAATTTCACTTGTGCTGGCTGATTGTGATTCCTGACTCTTCAGGCTCTGACTATCGTGCAGACTCACCTGTGTAGAAACCGAAGTACTCTGATCCACATCGCTATAACTAGCAGCAACTGCTTCACTAACGGCATTGCTGACCGAGTTACTATGTGACTCATTCTGTGCTACATTTGTGGAGTGTTGACTATTAAGATGTGAATTACCAGAGAGACTGGTAGAAGCAGAAGTACTAGCACTCTTTGAACCTTCGTTAGATACACTCTTACTATTAACAGCAATTAAAGCATCAGAATTAGAACGCGAATCACTATCATTATCTGCAATCGTTTGACTTAAGCTCGAGCCGATTGTATTAGCTTGTCCATTATGCATCGAGTTAAGCAATTGACTAAAAAATAAACTTTGACTGGTTGCTGCATTAATATTAGACACACTAGCAGCCCACTCAGCTAAACTGGTGGAATCAGACAAGTACTTACTGGAATCGTGATTATTAGCCAAGCTGGCAGCTAACGAATTAGAAACATTCTCATTGAGCTTTGAATCATTCGCGCTAGCGTTAGTAAAGTCACTCGCTAGTGAATTACCAGTTGAAACATAATTAACCTTAGAATCTGACTTAGCTTTTAAACTTTGCTTAGAAGTCGCTGAAACTTCTGACTTAACCTGTGGCTTAGTCTTAGAAGCAGATTCATCTGTCCATTGATTATCATCAGCTAGCGACATCAAAGCTGCTTTAACTGACTGTCCACTAGCATTCAAGGTTTTCTTCTGACTTAGACCAGCTGCCGTTGCAGCTGACACACTTCCCGGCTTACTAGTAGTCTGCGAGGTCGTTAGTGACTTAGCAGTCTCAGAAGCTGGAATTGCGGCTGACTCAGCATTAACTAATAAATGCTTGTTTTGGGTTAATTTAACTTTGGGAACATTAGTTGCTGCCCGCGCGGTTTGCGGCGCGCTAAGCAAGCCGCCTAATAGCCCTCCTATTCCGGCAGTCCCAGCTGCCATAAGATTACGTCTGAACGCCTTGGCTTTTTCGTTTTGTTCTTCCTTTTGCCCAGTTTGCGTTTCAGTTCCACTATTTGAACTCTTCATTTGCTTTCACCTGTAATTATGTCACTGTCGTGTTGATCGTCATTAAATGCAAAAAGAGCAGACCCAACCTAAGTTGAATCCCTTCTTCTTGCTAGTTATCTTTAGCCTTGTTCCGGTTCTGCCATTGCCATTATATCGTCAAAAGTCTGAATAATTTCATCAATCATTGATTGTGAAATCTCTCCTGGATTATTATTGATTTGATTAGTAGCATCAGCCAAAGCAGAAAACAGTCTCTGAAGCAAGTTTCCTCTTTGACTAACTGTTAAATTAGGGTAAGCAGTACTCAGCTTCATGTAATCTTTTTGCCACTCTACATTGATAGTTTGAATAGCAGCTGGTTTAGTGGTGGTCATTTCAGGAACATCAACTGGACTATAAGCTGCAATTGCCTTAATGCCAGCGTCATAAGCTCGCTTTACACCTTTAATATCTTTTGCAACAGTAATTTCATTTTGCGAAGTAGCTACCATAAAACTCAAATCTGCTTGATGACTAGCTTTATCTTTATCACTACTATGATCGTTGTCTAACCAATTAGTTGCCTTAGCTTGCAATTGATTCTCAAAATACATCCGATAGGCATTTAACAGTTGCTTTTCATAGCTATTACGATCTTGATTGATATAACTATTATCATCTTTACTATCAAGTTGACCGCGGTCATAATCTGTATCAATTATCGCTTTACCATCTACTAACAATTGGTTGACTTGTGTGCGTGTTGCTTCGTCAAGCTCACTATCTGGGACAGTCTGTTTGCAAATATTGGCATAAGCTTGTAGTTCTGCCTTAGCACCCTCGTGGTTGAACTTATCAATCGCTTGAGACTTAGCGGCGTTCATAGCATCAATCAAGGTAGCACCATCAATCGTGGCATTGGCAGCTTCTGCTACGGCATCAATGCGATCCAGATATTCTGTTTGGTCAGCTACCGTTAAGCCTGATGCTCTTACCCGCCTCTTAGCACCTTCAAGTGCTGTCTGCAGCTTCTGCTTAAGTTTCTGCTTAGTACTATCTAAGTTATTAGCATCATCAACTGCGGATTGGATGTCACCAAGTCCATTATTATAGATTTGCTTAATTGCATCTTGCTGATCTTGTGCATTATCCTTATCAGTATCTTGGTAATTTACCGTATTAATACTGTCTTTAGCATCTGATAGCGTATCATTTACTACGGTATGAGCTTTATTCTTATCATCAGGACTTAGATTTGCATTGTTATCGATTGTAGTATTGGCGGTGTCTGCAGCAGTGCCCAATAATTCCTTGGCTTTCGTTGCTTCGGTATCAATAATAGTGTCTAAGCCATTGGTAAGTGCTGTATCAATTCCGCTAGTGTTAGTTGCTGAGCCGATATCGTTAAGCGCAGCAGTTTCAGCATCATCAATCGTCTTGGCAGCATCACTGCCTTTATCTAGACTTAAGTCTCCGCGAGCCTTATCAGCGGCTGCCGTGATAATATCCTTGGCATTCTGTTTGCGCTCTGCAATTACATTAGGATCATTGTCAAGGATCGGCTCAATTACACTGTGATCATTATTAGTTAAGGCTGTATCCAAGGCTGCAAGGGCCGCAAGAGCATCGTTCTTGTCCTTTTCAACAGTAGCTGAGGTTGTATCGCCATCAATCTTGTTGTTGGCAGTAGTAACAATGTCCTTAATGTGATCCTTGATTGCTTGTTTTTCCGTTTCCGTGTACGGTGTGCCATCTTCATGGGTAGCGTTAGCTAGCGCTTGATCAACGTGTTCTGTGACTTCGTCACCCTTGTTGGTAACTTGATCTTTAGCTTGCCCCTTATCAAAGGCTAACTTAATGGTATCTTGCTTGCCTGTGACGTTGTCCTCTGTGGCATCTGCTGTATCAACAGCAATAATCTCGTCCCTAGCCTTTTGACCAGCCTCAGTGGTACTTAATAAACCGACTGCGGTGTCTTTTTCAGCAGCAACAACTTCGCCTAAGCCAGTATTCTTATCAGTTTCGATCAGATTATTTTTGGTTTCCTGATCAATTCTGTCTAGTGCAGCCTCTTCAGCAGCATCAATTTGCATTGAATTATTATTGCCGGTTACACCTAAGTCCTCGCGGGCCCTGTCAGCTGCATTACTGATGGCAGTCTTAGCTGCCTGTTTATCCGCACGTTCTTTTTGTACATTTGCATCATTGTCAAGGATTGGGTTGATTACTGTTTCACTACCTTGATCACAAGCATTCTTAATCTTATTGATTGCGGCAATGGCATCAGCTTTAGCTTTATTTACACTACCTGCTTCATTAGCAGCAGTGCCAACAATAGTAGCATTATCAATTGTGCCAGAGGTTGATCCAGCTCCATTAGCCTTATCGATTTCCTTTTTAATGGCATCTTTAATGGCTTGTTTTTCAACGTCAGTGTAAGGTAAGCCGTTTTTATGATTGGTTAGCTTGTCAACAGAAGTATTAGCTGCGTCACCTGCTGCAATCACGTCTTTTTTAGCTTGGGTCTTAGCAGCATCTAAGTCTAATAGATTAATTGCAGTATTATAAAGATCCCGAATCTTATTTTGTTTCTCTGTAATGGTATCTTTATTAGCGCCAACACTACTTACCTCGCTGTTAATTCTATTCTTGAGGTTCAATACTTCGGCTTTAACAGCAGCACTCGTATCGGGTTTAGTCTTGTTAGTAAGCTGATCCTTAGCAGCTTGCTTTTCTTTCAAGACTAACTGTTGCAAGCCCTTATTAAGTGCCGTTTCAATCGCTGCATCATCAGCTGCATTGTCAATTGCAGCCAGTGCGTTTTCTTTAGCACTAGCAACCTCATTTTTATTACTATCTCCACCGATATCAGTGAGGGCTTTGTCAGCAGCTTTTTCAATTGTTTGTTTGGCAGCAGCTCGGTTAATCATCGTTTGACCGGCTTTTTCTGCAGCACCGATCGCTTCTTTACCAGATGCATTGTCAATTGCAGCGTTAGCAGCGGCAATAGTGTCAGCTAAGTCAGCATTATCCTTGTAGTGGTTAGTAATCGTGAAACCATCTAAGAGAGACTTATTACTACTATGGAACATCTGATCAATCGTCTTGTTAGTGCGATTATTCAATTCTGTGATAGCATCATCGCCGTTAGTGCCATCAATACCATAAATTGAAGTAGCAGGATCATAATTGGGAGCTCCTGAATGAGCAGTAGCTACATTATAGGCATTGTTAATTGCTGATATGTAGCTGGCTTGGTCAGCATCTGATAATTTTGAACCATGAACCATACTGATGGCTGCAACATAAGCATCGTGCAGTAAGCCCTCAGCATCTTTTTGCGCATCACCAAAATTCTTCTTCTGCAAGTCAACCAGTACCGGTCGCTTATCAGGATCATCAGCAGGTAAATTCAAAGTTGCTGGATCGTAATCAACGAAGTTCGCATGTGGGGTTAACTCAACTTTTGCACCTGGGTTAAGTTGGTTTACTTTTTCTTTTGGAATATTGAATGTAAACCGACCATTGCCATCAGCCTGAGCCGTAAATGTTGTTGGCAACTTATCAGGAGTAGTATCGGGGATCCAATTTGAACCTGAAGGTACCACAGCATTAGTATCTCCATAAGGATTAGGAACACCAGCATCAATTAATGTTTGCCCATCAAGACTAGAACCATCACTAACAAACTTAGCAGTAACATAGGCATCAGTACCACCAGGCAAGATTTTACTGAACAATCTATCACTAGCTGGTCCATCTTTTAGTTGGTCATAGTTATCTATTTGACCAGTGACCGTTCTAGAACCATCTGCATTAACCGTAACTTTAGTATTGCTGATATCCAAGAAGCCCTCTGGGTTAGCTGGGATAAAGTGAACATTGTTATATCCCGGATTATTCGGATTAGAGAAGGCATTTTGAATAATTGTCGGGAAGATAACATTAAACTTAGTTTCAGCATCAACCATTCCCTGAAGTGTTGGCAGCAACTGACTGACATCAGGTTGTCCCTGAGCATCATTTAAGTTAAAGGCAGCTGCTAGAATAGCTGGTAATTGTTGATACTCTGGCTTTTTAAAGTCAGTTTCCATAGTATCCAGCATTCCTTGATTCAGCGTTTTGTTACCATTCAAGAGTTCAATCTTTTGAACACCAATTGTCTGTTTTCCACCAATTGTTGTCTTCTTAACGTTCAGGAAGTGGAATGGTGGCAGTGTAATCTCTGTGTCACCAAACTCAAACTTTTGCCGCACGTTGGTAATATCGATTTCATTAGTACCAATGATACTGGTTTTGTCATTGGTATTATTATGTGCATCTAGGATTAGGCTCTGTGGGTTGTTAACTGTTAATACGGCACTACTAGTAACATCAACTAGTGTTACCGCACCAGTACCGTCGTTGACAGTCAGATTCAAGCTACCTCCATCAAGGTTCGCATTCTTACCAATCAGCAGCAGAGTTCCACCATAATTACCCATATTGTTACCAATAACATTGAATTCAGAGTTACGTCCTACAAAGAGATTACCACCATCGTAAATTAAGTTATTAGCTGGTGAATCTTTTCTGCTAGAATCTGAAATATTACCATTAGTGTTTACATTAACAATACCACCATTCGTTACACGAAAATCAGCAGAGGGATCATCCAATACAATAGCTTTAGTACGATGATTATCAAGAGCAGCCTTAGCATTATAATCATTCGTTACATAGTTACCATCAGTGTCAAAGTGTCCACCAGTATTTATGTTAAGCGTTCCCTGAACATTCACCTTCGCACTCTTATAGATAATTAAGCCATGACCAATATCAGTATTTTGAGCACCGAATGCAGTACCAGGCTCTTGAGGATCACTTCTTGGATTCAATGTAACGTTGGCTCCAGGCTTAACGATAACCTGATTAGGATTAGCATCAGTTCCACTATACATCTCAATCACATTACCAATATAAGTCGAACCTGTGAAGTCACAGCCTTTTTCGAAGATTAACTGACCTCCCTGATTGTTAAATTCAAATAATTGTTGTTTACCAGTGTCTTGAGTATCTGCGGCCTCGATATTTCCAGTTTTTGTGTTCAATGCTTGATAGTTTAAAACCGTTTTAGCATTATTTTTACCATAAAAATGAACCGCCGTATTTTTACCAACATACAACATTTGTGAGCCAGTATAATTAACGTTATAGAACGAAATACTTGATGAATCGAGATAATTTGAATTAGCAACACCAAACCAAGTACGACCATATAAATCTAAGTTTTGGTAAGTTATATCCATTGGGGTATGTTTATACTTATCCATATACTGTCCAAGTTCTCGACTTTGAAAATCAATCTTTTTCCGATTGCTATTTGGATCATTAGGGTCTGAGTCCTTAGCTTTAATCAATAACTTGCGTGGCTTATAATGCAGCCTAATCATACCACTAGCTGTTCCCCACGGAAATACAATGTCATTTGCTACAACAATAGTACTGATATCATCATTCCACAATGCATCAATCAAATCCTGATAGTCAGATACTTCAACTTCACTATCAGTAGTTTGAGAAATATAACTGTCTAATCTAACTTTATCATTGCTACTAGCAGCATCAGGAGTCTGGTCTACTACTTTTTTGACATTTACATTAGTATTCTCATCTTCTTTAGTAACTAACTCTCCGTTAGCTATATCCGCATCAGTTTCATTCGGCTTTTGCTCTGGCTTAGTTGTTGCCGGTTGATTCTCAGCGCTTCCATCAGCGGCAGAATTTGCTGGGCTTTCTGGCTGATTACTTGGCGCATTATTTGGTTTTGTATCAGGCTGCGGCTCTGCGGTTTGATCAGAGTTAGCTGATTGGTCTGGCTTGGCAGCAGACTGGTTGTCGTCATTAGCCACCTGTTCATCGCCGCCGCGCAGGAATTTAGCTAATCCTTTATATGTAGATAGGTCAGGCTTAGCTGTGTCCTTTTTTGGCGTGGCTTCCTGCTCTGGTGCTTGACCTTGGTCAGCTTTGCTAACAGTTGCACTATTTTGTGCAGTTGGCTCCACCGTATCAGCTTTGATAGTTTGTGAATTCACGCCCAAGAAAGTGAATCCAAGAAGTACAGAAGCTGCACCTATACTTAATTTACGAATAGAGAAGCGTTCTTGTTTGGACTGCATCTCCATCTTGCGTAACCTTTCACTAAAATTGTTTTTTCCTAGCATATTTTTCTCCCCAAAATAATGTTTACTAACAGTATTTTAAGACCTATACGCACAAATGTAAATATAAATTAAGAAATTAATTCCCCTTATTTTAATAACTATTACATGAAATAGTATGATTTGTTTCACAATAAAATAACCATAATTATAAAATTATAGCTTATATTTAAGCGTTATGGCATTATAAATAACAATAACATTTTGGATAAATTTAATAATTAAATAATTAATTCTATTTTTTACTAATTATAAATTTTTTTGAAAAAATATATTCTTCTCAAAATAAAGATATACAATAACTGCAAAACTTCCGGATAAGCTAGACCAATTATCGCTATATACTACAGTAGTTTTTTCCTTATCCAATGCTTATTGTCATTGGATAATACCTTAAAGGTTGAACTATAAAAAAGTTTAGTATGCCTGAATCTTTTCGATAAGTTTTGCACATAACAGCACTTTAGCTTGGCAAAACAAAAAAGCCCCGAAATAAATCGGAGCTTTTTATACTTATCCATCGGATAACTAGGCAACGTTAATCCTGATTAAGTGGATTAGGGTTGAGCCGTCCTTAAAGGTCAACTGAATAGCGGCGGTCGTATCGCCAGGCACGCTGGTGTCAGGAGCAGTTGCCCAGTTAATCTTGGCAATTGTCTCGGTATTAGCTAGGAAGCTGCTTGGATCGGCGAATGCTGCTGGTTCTGTCGTGGAATTCAGTGGCACACTGACTGTCTGCGTTTGCTGGAATTGCCATTGCAGACTCTGCGGCTTAACGATGACTGGCACGGCAACAGCTTGAGCAGTTCCGTCTTGATAATGCACGATCAGATAGGCCAACTGACTGCCAGCTCCAGCAAGTTCGAGATCGCTAGTGCCTTGCGCATTGCCTGACCAAGTATAGCCAGTAATATTTTGTTGATCTTCTGCAATTAAGTCAAGATAAGCAGCTGCAGTCGGATCGTTCTGCGTGTGGTCAATCGTTGTTTGGCTTAAATCAAAGGTCTTTTGCTGGTCAACTTGGGCATTAAGTGCCGTTACTTGTAAGTTAACTGTCATGGTTTGCGCTGATTCATCCTTAAATTTAATTACTAGCTCGGCTTGTTGCTCTCCGCGATTTGCTAGGGCTTGGCTATTGCTTTACGTGATGACTTGCACATTATGGGTAAATGCTTTATCTGTAGCTGTTATATTAACAATCTTTAGCTTATAAAAAGAATGGAAATATTTTTTATTTTTATGGTGCTAACAACTTTTTACCAAAAATAGTAAATTCGCCTGTTTCTTTGCTATAATGATTAGCGAATACAACCAAGAGTTTTGAGGGCGTGGTCGTTTTTCTGTAAAGGAAGTGATGCTTATGACATTATTCTTAAGGAAAGGAGACCGTCTGCTATTTAATGTCCGACAAAGTTTATCAACTTTTGAAGGCATTGCATGGTCAAGCCGATGCTTGGGTAAAACTTGCCTGGCAAATGAATCCAAACGATCCATTTGTTGCTGCTTTATCCTTGCTCGACACCTGTCTAGCAATTTGGCTGACTTTACATCAGCCAAAAAAATAGCCGTCCTACTTATAACTTTGGCGAGTTATAGGACGACTATTTAGTTAACCTATCATCTGACCACCGCTCTTAAAGCGGCAGTTGTTTTCCGAAAGAGCCATGTTAGCGCATGGCTTTTTTCGTTACCATTATTCTACCACAATTTATTTGTTTTGCACTTTTTTCTGGTTTTCTTTGCTATAATTAAACAAAAGATGAATAAAGCTAAAGGGCGGTGGCTGTTTTATTCCAAGGAGATGATTGCCTATGGAAACATGGAGTAAATTCTTGAAAGGATTAGCAGCCTATGAGTGTGGCAGAGGCTTTAACGCTGATGTTCACATTCGGTATGTTTATTTTGGCGCTGTTATCGTATATCGATCAGCACCACCGAAAATAATTGTACTTAAAAAGCCGTCCGATACTTTAGCAGGTTGCAAGACGACTTTTTAGTCAAAATGTAAGTTGCCACCGCCTTTTACACGGGACATCTTTTTAGAGGTAAGCTCCAACTTACCTCTTTTTTCTTTATACTTGTATTTTAACACATTATATTTATTTTGCATTTTTTCTGCTTTTCTTTGTTATAATAATTGACGAATACAACCAAGAGTTTTGAGGGCGTTGGTCGTTTTTTCTATAAAGGAAGTGGTGTCTAT
This DNA window, taken from Lactobacillus sp. ESL0684, encodes the following:
- a CDS encoding Rib/alpha-like domain-containing protein produces the protein MTVNLQVTALNAQVDQQKTFDLSQTTIDHTQNDPTAAAYLDLIAEDQQNITGYTWSGNAQGTSDLELAGAGSQLAYLIVHYQDGTAQAVAVPVIVKPQSLQWQFQQTQTVSVPLNSTTEPAAFADPSSFLANTETIAKINWATAPDTSVPGDTTAAIQLTFKDGSTLIHLIRINVA
- a CDS encoding YSIRK-type signal peptide-containing protein (The YSIRK form of extended signal peptide directs nascent proteins to the cross-wall site, while signal peptides lacking YSIRK direct proteins instead to the cell pole. A large fraction of YSIRK proteins are surface proteins anchored by sortase-mediated processing of a C-terminal LPXTG motif.); amino-acid sequence: MLGKNNFSERLRKMEMQSKQERFSIRKLSIGAASVLLGFTFLGVNSQTIKADTVEPTAQNSATVSKADQGQAPEQEATPKKDTAKPDLSTYKGLAKFLRGGDEQVANDDNQSAAKPDQSANSDQTAEPQPDTKPNNAPSNQPESPANSAADGSAENQPATTKPEQKPNETDADIANGELVTKEDENTNVNVKKVVDQTPDAASSNDKVRLDSYISQTTDSEVEVSDYQDLIDALWNDDISTIVVANDIVFPWGTASGMIRLHYKPRKLLIKAKDSDPNDPNSNRKKIDFQSRELGQYMDKYKHTPMDITYQNLDLYGRTWFGVANSNYLDSSSISFYNVNYTGSQMLYVGKNTAVHFYGKNNAKTVLNYQALNTKTGNIEAADTQDTGKQQLFEFNNQGGQLIFEKGCDFTGSTYIGNVIEMYSGTDANPNQVIVKPGANVTLNPRSDPQEPGTAFGAQNTDIGHGLIIYKSAKVNVQGTLNINTGGHFDTDGNYVTNDYNAKAALDNHRTKAIVLDDPSADFRVTNGGIVNVNTNGNISDSSRKDSPANNLIYDGGNLFVGRNSEFNVIGNNMGNYGGTLLLIGKNANLDGGSLNLTVNDGTGAVTLVDVTSSAVLTVNNPQSLILDAHNNTNDKTSIIGTNEIDITNVRQKFEFGDTEITLPPFHFLNVKKTTIGGKQTIGVQKIELLNGNKTLNQGMLDTMETDFKKPEYQQLPAILAAAFNLNDAQGQPDVSQLLPTLQGMVDAETKFNVIFPTIIQNAFSNPNNPGYNNVHFIPANPEGFLDISNTKVTVNADGSRTVTGQIDNYDQLKDGPASDRLFSKILPGGTDAYVTAKFVSDGSSLDGQTLIDAGVPNPYGDTNAVVPSGSNWIPDTTPDKLPTTFTAQADGNGRFTFNIPKEKVNQLNPGAKVELTPHANFVDYDPATLNLPADDPDKRPVLVDLQKKNFGDAQKDAEGLLHDAYVAAISMVHGSKLSDADQASYISAINNAYNVATAHSGAPNYDPATSIYGIDGTNGDDAITELNNRTNKTIDQMFHSSNKSLLDGFTITNHYKDNADLADTIAAANAAIDNASGKEAIGAAEKAGQTMINRAAAKQTIEKAADKALTDIGGDSNKNEVASAKENALAAIDNAADDAAIETALNKGLQQLVLKEKQAAKDQLTNKTKPDTSAAVKAEVLNLKNRINSEVSSVGANKDTITEKQNKIRDLYNTAINLLDLDAAKTQAKKDVIAAGDAANTSVDKLTNHKNGLPYTDVEKQAIKDAIKKEIDKANGAGSTSGTIDNATIVGTAANEAGSVNKAKADAIAAINKIKNACDQGSETVINPILDNDANVQKERADKQAAKTAISNAADRAREDLGVTGNNNSMQIDAAEEAALDRIDQETKNNLIETDKNTGLGEVVAAEKDTAVGLLSTTEAGQKARDEIIAVDTADATEDNVTGKQDTIKLAFDKGQAKDQVTNKGDEVTEHVDQALANATHEDGTPYTETEKQAIKDHIKDIVTTANNKIDGDTTSATVEKDKNDALAALAALDTALTNNDHSVIEPILDNDPNVIAERKQNAKDIITAAADKARGDLSLDKGSDAAKTIDDAETAALNDIGSATNTSGIDTALTNGLDTIIDTEATKAKELLGTAADTANTTIDNNANLSPDDKNKAHTVVNDTLSDAKDSINTVNYQDTDKDNAQDQQDAIKQIYNNGLGDIQSAVDDANNLDSTKQKLKQKLQTALEGAKRRVRASGLTVADQTEYLDRIDAVAEAANATIDGATLIDAMNAAKSQAIDKFNHEGAKAELQAYANICKQTVPDSELDEATRTQVNQLLVDGKAIIDTDYDRGQLDSKDDNSYINQDRNSYEKQLLNAYRMYFENQLQAKATNWLDNDHSSDKDKASHQADLSFMVATSQNEITVAKDIKGVKRAYDAGIKAIAAYSPVDVPEMTTTKPAAIQTINVEWQKDYMKLSTAYPNLTVSQRGNLLQRLFSALADATNQINNNPGEISQSMIDEIIQTFDDIMAMAEPEQG